A region from the Rosa rugosa chromosome 6, drRosRugo1.1, whole genome shotgun sequence genome encodes:
- the LOC133715173 gene encoding NAC domain-containing protein 79-like isoform X2 translates to MEWFFFTAKAYKYNKSSRSNRRTKKIHWKITGKERGIKAQRYKAVIGKKRTLTFYQGRAPKSKKTSWVIHEHYLPGDGVASYPKQAQGDFVICLLKIRSDRKDSPVSNEGEPRSTSVSEMNQEGNEKLLFHQPQPLDDCCSSALQSPVSQELEAVLQTNVTNDDCNELQSPFGDSDSYLLDGNEVSTCDEDETVYNVFPQLRDPPEQNLDSLFGPHQP, encoded by the exons ATGGAGTGGTTCTTCTTCACCGCAAAGGCttacaagtacaacaaaagctCTCGCTCGAATCGGAGGACGAAGAAGATCCACTGGAAAATCACAGGGAAGGAGCGTGGGATTAAAGCTCAACGATACAAAGCTGTTATCGGGAAGAAGAGGACATTGACTTTTTACCAGGGGCGTGCGCCGAAATCGAAGAAGACCAGCTGGGTTATTCATGAGCACTATCTTCCTGGAGATGGAGTTGCTTCGTATCCGAAGCAGGCCCAG GGTGACTTTGTTATCTGTCTCTTGAAGATTAGATCAGATAGGAAGGATTCTCCGGTCAGTAATGAAGGAGAACCCAGAAGCACGAGTGTGTCTGAAATGAATCAAGAG GGAAATGAGAAGTTGCTATTCCATCAACCTCAGCCTCTGGATGACTGCTGCTCCTCAGCACTGCAGTCACCGGTGTCCCAAGAGCTGGAAGCTGTTCTGCAAACCAATGTCACTAATGATGATTGTAATGAGTTGCAATCACCATTTGGAGATAGTGATTCTTATCTATTAGATGGGAATGAAGTTTCAACCTGTGATGAAGATGAGACTGTgtataatgtgtttccacag CTACGTGATCCGCCAGAACAAAATCTGGATTCACTCTTTGGTCCACATCAGCCATAA
- the LOC133715173 gene encoding NAC domain-containing protein 71-like isoform X1, whose amino-acid sequence MNRVGSDFVVFVCWVWAALLGTETEARDMEWFFFTAKAYKYNKSSRSNRRTKKIHWKITGKERGIKAQRYKAVIGKKRTLTFYQGRAPKSKKTSWVIHEHYLPGDGVASYPKQAQGDFVICLLKIRSDRKDSPVSNEGEPRSTSVSEMNQEGNEKLLFHQPQPLDDCCSSALQSPVSQELEAVLQTNVTNDDCNELQSPFGDSDSYLLDGNEVSTCDEDETVYNVFPQLRDPPEQNLDSLFGPHQP is encoded by the exons ATGAATAGGGTTGGTTctgattttgttgtttttgtgtgTTGGGTTTGGGCAGCTTTGTTGGGCACTGAGACAGAGGCTCGTGACATGGAGTGGTTCTTCTTCACCGCAAAGGCttacaagtacaacaaaagctCTCGCTCGAATCGGAGGACGAAGAAGATCCACTGGAAAATCACAGGGAAGGAGCGTGGGATTAAAGCTCAACGATACAAAGCTGTTATCGGGAAGAAGAGGACATTGACTTTTTACCAGGGGCGTGCGCCGAAATCGAAGAAGACCAGCTGGGTTATTCATGAGCACTATCTTCCTGGAGATGGAGTTGCTTCGTATCCGAAGCAGGCCCAG GGTGACTTTGTTATCTGTCTCTTGAAGATTAGATCAGATAGGAAGGATTCTCCGGTCAGTAATGAAGGAGAACCCAGAAGCACGAGTGTGTCTGAAATGAATCAAGAG GGAAATGAGAAGTTGCTATTCCATCAACCTCAGCCTCTGGATGACTGCTGCTCCTCAGCACTGCAGTCACCGGTGTCCCAAGAGCTGGAAGCTGTTCTGCAAACCAATGTCACTAATGATGATTGTAATGAGTTGCAATCACCATTTGGAGATAGTGATTCTTATCTATTAGATGGGAATGAAGTTTCAACCTGTGATGAAGATGAGACTGTgtataatgtgtttccacag CTACGTGATCCGCCAGAACAAAATCTGGATTCACTCTTTGGTCCACATCAGCCATAA
- the LOC133715145 gene encoding NAC domain-containing protein 83-like isoform X1 produces the protein MMMMMMSSGRITLPKGFRFRPSDEELLSHYLEKKNQRKDPEMEAIIPEINVCEHEPRDLPALVFTRAVFLDKEWFTMADSPDMEWYFFSPRVFKHSKRKSTRSNRTTEEGYWKKQGKDRRITQARSDKQIGGKRILTFYQTGVQKKQKTDWVIHEYYLTKADSNEQIGDFVLCRLKKKADKSDSDMVGELLDEPGNQPPPPQLQSPIKLGNVSHTTNVHIDECRKRKYQFADNDSSPTKNNHISTNDVDELVNNTSSYSESHAADAIPKEYSQPGENLGSNSIFQSLEPLSVNRAPRDFSHHNNFIGWDDLPSLIEGIDSSL, from the exons atgatgatgatgatgatgagcagCGGCCGCATCACACTTCCTAAGGGTTTCCGATTCCGGCCCTCCGATGAGGAGCTGCTGAGTCATTACTTGGAGAAGAAGAATCAGCGCAAGGATCCCGAAATGGAGGCCATCATCCCTGAAATCAATGTGTGCGAGCACGAGCCTCGCGACTTACCAG CCCTGGTGTTCACAAGGGCGGTATTTCTGGACAAGGAGTGGTTCACCATGGCGGACTCTCCGGACATGGAGTGGTACTTCTTCAGTCCGCGAGTTTTTAAACACAGCAAAAGAAAAAGCACTCGGTCCAACAGGACCACGGAGGAAGGCTACTGGAAGAAGCAAGGCAAGGACCGCAGAATCACTCAGGCACGTTCTGATAAGCAGATCGGGGGGAAGAGGATCTTGACCTTCTACCAAACTGGAGTGCAGAAAAAACAGAAGACTGACTGGGTTATTCATGAGTATTATCTCACTAAGGCCGATTCTAATGAGCAGATTGGGGACTTTGTTCTCTGCCGCTTGAAGAAAAAGGCCGACAAGTCTGATTCCGATATGGTTGGAGAG CTACTTGATGAGCCAGGAAATCAACCTCCGCCACCTCAACTGCAGTCACCAATAAAGTTGGGTAATGTTTCACACACCACCAATGTCCATATTGATGAATGTCGTAAGAGGAAATATCAATTTGCGGATAATGACTCTTCTCCTACTAAAAATAATCATATTTCAACCAATGATGTTGATGAACTAGTTAACAACACTTCATCTTATTCTGAAAGTCATGCTGCAGATGCTATTCCAAAG GAGTATTCTCAACCAGGAGAAAATCTGGGATCTAATTCAATATTTCAGTCACTGGAACCACTATCAGTAAACAGAGCACCGAGAGATTTTTCCCATCACAATAATTTTATTGGATGGGATGATTTGCCATCTTTAATTGAAGGTATTGACTCTTCTCTCTAA
- the LOC133715145 gene encoding protein NTM1-like 9 isoform X2, translated as MMMMMMSSGRITLPKGFRFRPSDEELLSHYLEKKNQRKDPEMEAIIPEINVCEHEPRDLPALVFTRAVFLDKEWFTMADSPDMEWYFFSPRVFKHSKRKSTRSNRTTEEGYWKKQGKDRRITQARSDKQIGGKRILTFYQTGVQKKQKTDWVIHEYYLTKADSNEQIGDFVLCRLKKKADKSDSDMVGELLDEPGNQPPPPQLQSPIKLGVFSTRRKSGI; from the exons atgatgatgatgatgatgagcagCGGCCGCATCACACTTCCTAAGGGTTTCCGATTCCGGCCCTCCGATGAGGAGCTGCTGAGTCATTACTTGGAGAAGAAGAATCAGCGCAAGGATCCCGAAATGGAGGCCATCATCCCTGAAATCAATGTGTGCGAGCACGAGCCTCGCGACTTACCAG CCCTGGTGTTCACAAGGGCGGTATTTCTGGACAAGGAGTGGTTCACCATGGCGGACTCTCCGGACATGGAGTGGTACTTCTTCAGTCCGCGAGTTTTTAAACACAGCAAAAGAAAAAGCACTCGGTCCAACAGGACCACGGAGGAAGGCTACTGGAAGAAGCAAGGCAAGGACCGCAGAATCACTCAGGCACGTTCTGATAAGCAGATCGGGGGGAAGAGGATCTTGACCTTCTACCAAACTGGAGTGCAGAAAAAACAGAAGACTGACTGGGTTATTCATGAGTATTATCTCACTAAGGCCGATTCTAATGAGCAGATTGGGGACTTTGTTCTCTGCCGCTTGAAGAAAAAGGCCGACAAGTCTGATTCCGATATGGTTGGAGAG CTACTTGATGAGCCAGGAAATCAACCTCCGCCACCTCAACTGCAGTCACCAATAAAGTTGG GAGTATTCTCAACCAGGAGAAAATCTGGGATCTAA
- the LOC133713567 gene encoding uncharacterized protein LOC133713567 produces the protein MKKTLTFYQGRVPKSKKTSWVIHEYYLPGNGVIQKQAQGDFVICRLKIRSDKKDSLVSNEGQSGSESVSEMNQEGNEELLFHQPQPQDCCSSALRSPVSQELEAVLQTNGTNDDCNELQSPFGDSDSCHQDGNEVSTCDEYETLYDVFPQLRDPPEENLDSLFGPHQPQDYCPSILQSPIYTKLWYVPHPLQPQDYCSSILQSPIYTKLGDVSHPLQAQDYEPSKLQSPIYTKLGNVPDANLYCGECNNWQSAIKKKISTNEVDIPFRQIMSNSENQATDYRILEVHHPQIKENLESVVYPFQPQDSTLQPLMYTKFGDALHNIECNELQSSFGDTDSSLTKFLNTNFAYQDGFKESNLPNSLGMVYHGDSGVSNYTNTEVQYASALAIGNTLQCS, from the exons ATGAAGAAGACATTGACTTTTTACCAGGGTCGTGTGCCGAAATCGAAGAAGACCAGCTGGGTCATTCATGAGTACTATCTTCCTGGAAATGGAGTTATTCAGAAGCAGGCCCAG GGCGACTTTGTTATCTGTCGCTTGAAGATTAGATCAGATAAGAAGGATTCTTTGGTCAGTAATGAAGGACAATCCGGTAGCGAGAGTGTGTCTGAAATGAATCAAGAG GGAAATGAGGAGTTGCTATTCCATCAACCTCAGCCTCAGGACTGCTGCTCCTCAGCACTGCGGTCACCGGTGTCCCAAGAGCTGGAAGCTGTTCTGCAAACCAACGGCACTAATGATGATTGTAATGAGTTACAATCACCATTTGGAGATAGTGATTCCTGTCATCAAGACGGGAATGAAGTTTCAACCTGTGATGAATATGAGACTCTGTATGATGTGTTTCCACAG CTACGTGATCCGCCAGAAGAAAATCTGGATTCACTCTTTGGTCCACATCAGCCACAAGATTACTGCCCGTCCATACTGCAGTCACCAATATACACAAAGCTGTGGTATGTACCACATCCACTCCAGCCACAAGATTACTGTTCTTCCATACTGCAGTCACCAATATACACAAAGCTGGGAGATGTTTCACACCCACTCCAGGCACAAGATTACGAGCCCTCAAAGTTGCAGTCACCAATATACACAAAGCTTGGAAATGTTCCAGACGCCAATCTCTATTGTGGTGAATGCAATAATTGGCAATCTgcaattaagaaaaaaatttcaaccaatGAAGTTGACATACCATTTAGACAGATCATGTCTAATTCTGAAAATCAAGCTACAGATTATAGGATTCTAGAG GTGCATCATCCTCAAATCAAAGAAAATCTGGAATCAGTGGTTTATCCATTCCAGCCACAAGATTCCACATTGCAGCCACTgatgtacacaaaatttggagatgctctacataatattgaatgcaatgagttgcaGTCTTCATTTGGGGATACGGATTCTTCTCTCACAAAGTTCTTGAATACAAATTTTGCTTACCAAGATGGTTTCAAAGAATCTAACCTGCCAAACTCACTGGGAATGGTCTACCATGGAGATAGTGGAGTAAGCAATTATACAAACACTGAAGTACAATATGCGTCTGCATTAGCTATTGGAAATACCCTCCAATGTAGCTAA